The following DNA comes from Picosynechococcus sp. PCC 7003.
CCCCTGGAAGTTGACGCCGATTAATGCCTCACCCCGGAGATCAGCCCCCTGCAGGTTAATCCCGGCAAAGTTTCGTTCCCCATGTTCGTAGGCGCGTAGTAATTGTTGAACATTCATGGATTTTGACCCACAAAACAAAAAAATAGCGCTATTTTTACGCCACGGCTGGACATCATCACGGCGACCGGCTGCTATTTCAATCCACGTTTATTCTATATCTTAAAAAATTCTTAAAAGGAAATTTCCGGGGCGATCGCCAAAAAAATTCACGAATATTTTGGGAAACTTAATAACTCTTCCTGGGCCGAGAATACCTAAAAAACGGAGATTTGTCGTTACATTTCTTCTTAAAGAAATATCAATTATTTCCTCGACAAACATCATAAACTATCTTTGAAAAATCGTTTTTTAGCTGGGTTTAACTGTAAAGAGATCGAGCTTTTTGTGATTTCTGGGAGAAAAATTAAGCGCCCCGCCATCGGGACGTCACGCAGCATTTTTCTGAGAAAATAAATGGCAACCATAATATATCGCAACGGCAACTAACGCACCATGGCGATCCTGGTCAGAGCTAATTGAACTTTAGCGCGGCAGTCCCTATCTCTCTTTAGGGTAGGGAAGGATAGCGCGGTGATGTAGCAAAGCGGAATCACCAACCAGTGTGGAAATAATATGCTATAACGGTAGCCACATTGATCACTTAAAGAGAATCAATGCAGCTCAGGTTAATTTAGCCTGGGCAAGGGGTCAGGAACTGGCCTCTTTAGACGCAGAGCTGCCTAGCTCTACCGATTGCGGAAGCATGAGGCAACTAGGAGCGATGAAGCGTCGGAAACTCTATGCCTCTTGGGCTGGAGTAGTTCATTTAATTACGAGAAAGAGTCCAGGCTTTAAAAAGATACCCTTGACGCTTCGTCCCAAAAAATCTAGGAAAGGGCAGGTTCAAATTCAATGCGTTCGGCGTGGCCCCAGAAGGCTTCGAGGTTATAAAATTCCCGTTCCTGCGGTAGGAAGATGTGTACAATCACTTCGCCATAATCTTGGAGAATCCACATCCCTTCACTCTTGCCCTCCATTCGTAGGGGCACTTTGTCATATTTTGTTTCTAATCTTTCTTCGATGGCATCGGCGATCGCCCGCACTTGAGTCCGCGAAAAACCTGTCGCCACAACGAAAAAATCCGCCAGATAGGAAATTTGATCTACCTTCAAAATCGTAATATCTTCGGCTTTCCGGTCATCGGCCGCCGTAGCGATATCCCAGACTAAACGTCCATTTTCATGGGCTTCAAGCGTTTTCGGTAGAGTCATTAACGGTTCTGTTGTGAAGATCAATAGAGCAAAAATAATTGTTCTTCTAGCTTACCTTGGAATCTCCCCCACAGCACCCCAGGGAAAGTAAAGACACTTTCCCACCATTGTGCAAAATATCTTGCCCTTGATCGATCAAACTAAATATTCCTATGTTATGATGCAGCAGTTGAGAATAGTTCTTAATTGATTGGCGA
Coding sequences within:
- the rsfS gene encoding ribosome silencing factor, which produces MTLPKTLEAHENGRLVWDIATAADDRKAEDITILKVDQISYLADFFVVATGFSRTQVRAIADAIEERLETKYDKVPLRMEGKSEGMWILQDYGEVIVHIFLPQEREFYNLEAFWGHAERIEFEPALS